The DNA segment GAACCGCCAGAGGTGGTCGCCCATGTCGGTGCGGCGCACGAGCCCGGCGTTGGTCAAGTCGATCAGGTTCCGGTAGATGGTGGCGCGATCCCACCCTTTCGGGGCGAGCTCAGCAGCGAGCTCCGCATGGCTGACGGGCGTCCGCGAGCGGCCGAGGCTCTGGAGCACCGCGATGCGCGGCGAGGTGGCTCGCAAGCCGGCCGCCCGGATCTGCTCACGGAGCTCTTCCGCGGACTGACCTGCTTTCGTACGCGCCATGCAAGACATCTACCGTCGCCAGGAGGGTACTGCAATCACGATGCATCGCCGCCGCCGGCCGCGCAGCGCCCGGGTCGGCCGCGCGCCAGTGTGGGCGAGATCGCAAGATCGCCGCCGAGCCCGCCGCGCCACCGTCAGCGAGAACGCAGCGTCTGCTCCCGCTCGGGCCGCGTGCGCGCGTGCCCGGCGCGGCCCCGAGAGGACCGGCGGCGACGAGCGCCGACCCGGCTGCGAGAGAATGTGGCAGGCGGAGAGTTTGGATGACGTCGTGCACCTGGTTTTGAGCGTCGCTCGAACTGCACAGACCAGGCGGATGGGCGCGCGGTGCGGCGCTCCTCGGGAAAGCGCCTCGAAATCGGGGTGAGCTCCTCCGGCGCTGACCCCGAAGCGCGGAGGACATGGAACAGGCGGAACGGCCGGGTCCGCATCGTCTGATCTCGAGTCGAGGGGGGCTCCCTCGGTCCGCGCCGCTCTCGACGTGTGCTCCATAATGGAGCGATCGATCCAAGTTGGAGCAATCGGCGTGTCCGTTCCACGCGGGCCCTCGCGCCTCGTCATCGCTCTGCGTGTCCCGGGGTCCTGTCGGCGTTCGGCGAGAGGGCGCAAGACACGCAAGACGACCAAGACGACCAGAACGACCAAGACGTGGAATCTTCCTTTGTCGTCGCGAGTGGAATCAGCCCTTTTGGAATTGAACCGATTGTGATCGCGGAGTTATATTCATGCTTCCTTTGCGGGGAAATGAACCAAGGAGAGTGTCCATGCGAGCTCGGACGTGTGCGGATGTATTTGCCTTAGTCTTGATCGCTGCCTTGGGCGTCGCGTGCGGCGCCGACCCCTCGACCCCCGCGGAGGATGCGCCGGCCGTCGCCGACGTCGTGCCTGATGAGCAGGTCGAGGCAGCGCCGGCGCCCCTGCGGCGCGGCTGCGCGACCGTCGAGCTGAGCGACGGTGAGAAGGAAGCCGTCGAGCAGTTCGTCCGCAGCCGGATGGCGCTCGGGTTCTCGGCGGGCGCGGCGGTCGAGATCCCCGTGCACGTCCACGTCATCAACAAGGGCGTGGGCCTGTCGAACGGCGACGTGACGGACGGGATGATCGCGGAGCAGATCGAGGTGCTCAACGAGGCGTACGCGAGCACCCGCTTCAGCTTCACGCTGGCCTCCGTCGATCGGACGAGGAACGCGACCTGGTACACCATGTCGTCGGGCTCCGCGGCCGAGCGGCAGGCCAAGGCGGCGCTCCGTATTGGTGGGCCAGACCACCTCAATCTCTACACGGCCAACCCGGGCGGCGGTCTGCTGGGCTGGGCGACGTTCCCCTCAAGCTA comes from the Sorangium aterium genome and includes:
- a CDS encoding zinc metalloprotease; this translates as MRARTCADVFALVLIAALGVACGADPSTPAEDAPAVADVVPDEQVEAAPAPLRRGCATVELSDGEKEAVEQFVRSRMALGFSAGAAVEIPVHVHVINKGVGLSNGDVTDGMIAEQIEVLNEAYASTRFSFTLASVDRTRNATWYTMSSGSAAERQAKAALRIGGPDHLNLYTANPGGGLLGWATFPSSYAARPTDDGVVLLHSTLPGGNAAPYNEGDTGTHEVGHWLGLFHTFEGGCNKSGDGVADTASERSAAYGCPMNRDSCRGGGLDPVQNFMDYTDDSCMDGFTAGQADRMSAHWDTYR
- a CDS encoding Fur family transcriptional regulator, translated to MARTKAGQSAEELREQIRAAGLRATSPRIAVLQSLGRSRTPVSHAELAAELAPKGWDRATIYRNLIDLTNAGLVRRTDMGDHLWRFELREATGAHAADEHPHFMCDTCGDVLCLPDESIEIKAARGAPRALRRKGLQIQIKGRCDRCVQA